The Sporohalobacter salinus genomic interval TCTCTCAAAATTATTATACACCACTAGCAATAGCATTCTGTAGGTGTAGCATGTAAAAATAAGGCAACATTTTTAAATAATGTTCGTTTATCCTCTAATCTAACAAATACATCTTCAACATAAGGATCTATTCTAAATTTAGAATACTTAGTTGTATCACAAGGTATAACAATAAAAGTTGAAAATGGAACCTTAAAATGAGCTGCATGAACACTTTGTTCATCTACATCAGCTACATAAAATACCTTTTGATTTAAAACACCTTCTATAATTAACTTTCTACCAG includes:
- a CDS encoding DUF3794 domain-containing protein; this translates as MSDITDLIEIVGIAECFPELCEHDSWTQLSIPETLTIPEQKPDIEQVNKVAIKVEIISQRVVRTPVSCGCSIDGNNLTGRKLIIEGVLNQKVFYVADVDEQSVHAAHFKVPFSTFIVIPCDTTKYSKFRIDPYVEDVFVRLEDKRTLFKNVALFLHATPTECYC